In the Orcinus orca chromosome 19, mOrcOrc1.1, whole genome shotgun sequence genome, AAGTTCATTTCTGCTCCCCATGTGACTTTGACAAGCGGCTGAGTCTCTCTGAGCTTCTCcatgtctgagcctcagtttcctcctctgtaagatggggataataccCCCTTCTCCCTAAGGTActtgtgaggactgaatgaggtCTATGACCCACGTGAGTGCCCAGcgctgtgcctggcacagagcaagtgctCAGTACCTGGAGCTCCCCAGGTGGACCTGGATCCTGCCGTCAGGCTGCCGTCTGAGGACACTCAGCAGGTATCTGGGCATCTGCCACGTGCCAGGAACAGCGTGTGAATGGCATTTGCGTGAGGGTCACGTGCCCACACTTGATGCTTGCTGACGGCTTTTTCACCAGTTGCGCCTGTTGACCCTCGGATGGCTCTCTCCATTTTCacatgaggaaaccaagattCACTAACGTGAAGTTAGTTGCCCAAGATCCCCTGGGTGGTtgggggccaggctgggccccCAGCAGCTCTACCCAGGGTAGCTGGCAGGGCCAGGGAGCCCTTGACATGCTTCTGGGTTGTAGATCCGGCTCCCTGCGCCACCCGCCCTCTGAGCCAGAAGGTCCTTCCTTCTCACGCTTCCCTCCAGAGGAGCAGCCCTGAGTCAGGTTGATTCCACAGGTTGCCCCTCAGGCTGCTGTGTGAGAGCATGAAGAGGCAGATCGTGTCCCGGGCCTTCTATGGCTGTGAgtgtggggtgaggtggggccgcagggggtgggagcaggggcagggggaggcaccGGGACAGAGGGTCACGGCCTCccggctccccccgcccccccccccacagggcTGGCGTACTGCCGCCACCTGTCCACGGTGCGGACCCACCTGTCAGCGCTGGTGCATCACAACATCATCCCACCCGCCCGGTCACCGGGGGCCTCGGGGGGCCTCACCAAGGACATGTGGAGCAAGTATCAAAAGAACGAAAAGGTGCATGCTCTGGGGTGCCAGGGACCGAGGCCGGCTcgaggggctgggggccagcaGGGAGCGCAGACCAGCCTGCTCTGTGAGTGGCTTTCACAGACTGCATGGGCGTTCAGGTAAAAGGTGGTCCAGGGTCAGAGGTGACAGGCCAGGACTGATGGCCTTGGAGTGCCTGGGTCAAGGTAGAGCCTCACAACTAGTCCTGTGGGTTTCCACAGGAAGGGGACTGGACAGGAAGTCCATTCTGCTTCTGCATTACTCCACGACCTTGAGGAAACCCCCTCGTCTCTCTGGGCTCCTTTTCTGCCCTGGAAGGAAGCAGGGTTGAAGTAGATCTGCATCCAGCTCTagtctgggggcagggaggatgtGACGGTCCCATAGCTGGGTTTGCCTGGGTTTCAGCAGAGTGACCAAACGAATCACcgtccccagccccagctctcagGGCATGGGGTCGCCGAGCTGGGCTGCAGAGACTGCAGGGGCTGCATAGTCTTCCCCCCCTGGGTCCCTCAGAACTACAAGGAACTGGAGCTGCTGCGGCAGGTTTACACTGGTGGCGTGGAGCACGAGATCCGCAAGGACGTCTGGCCGTTTCTGCTTGGCCACTACAAGTTTGGCATGAGCAAGAAGGAGATGGAACAGGTAAGGGGAGCCTGTTCCCCATGGGGGTAGGGAGATGGGGAGCCAGGCcatgggaagcagggagggggccTCAGAAACCTCAGCCTCTTCCCAGCCAGAAAGGAACAGGGCAGAGGAAGATGTTAGCAGGGGGGCCCCACTGTCTTCACCCCGAGGCCCGACCCTAGTCTCCAGCTGTCCCAGGAGGACAGCTGCAGAGGAGGACCTGGTGCACCCCTCCCACCATGGTCACGCTGTGGTCTGAGTACAGGTGGACACAGTGGTGGCAGCGAGGTACCAGCGGGTGTTGGCGGAGTGGAAGGCCTGCGAGGTGGTGGTGAGGCAGCGGGAGCGGGAGGCTCACCCAGCTACGCTCACCAAGTTCTCCTCAGGCAGCAGCATCGACAGCCACGTGCAGCACCTCATCCACCGAGACTCCACCATCAGCAATGATGTGAGCCCGAGGGGAcctgggggccgggggcggggccaccAGCGCTGTAGGCCTGCCCTCTAGTGTTCGCTGGCAGTGGAGCCCTGGAGAACAGCTTAGTGCGTCTGGGTCTCATTTTCTTCCACTGAAAAATGGGATGACGGTCCCCTGCTGCCCACTTCTCTGGGTGTTGCAGGAATAAAATGACATGGCGCGCTGTGTTCTGTTCTAATGGACTAGCAGAGGGGGATAAATTTATGGGGCATTAGGGAGGCTCTCCCTCTTTGTAGAGAGAGCTGAAGGCTAGGAATGGGCCTCCCTAGGTTCTAGTCCTAGGTCCACTAGTGACAAGATGAGTGACTTCTCttcccatctctgggcctcagtgcccCCTCTCAGCTCTACTCTCCTCTGATTGCAGAAGCTCCTGCAAGAGCTGTTGGCCAGAGACCAGGGGAGCACTTAACAGCAGTCCCACCTTATAGAGTTGACTATGCAAAGCCAGTTCACAGCCTGTGTGGTTCTTCTGGCCTCACCCCTGACTTTTAGGTGAACATAAAGTCCCAAACTATGGCTGCTGGGCCCAACCAGAACTGATAAGTTTCAGTTTTCAGGACATTGTTTCATTAACTTacgttttttctttaaaattgccTCTTTAGATAGTGTATATTCTTGTTACTTAACTCCTTACTAATACTAACAGATAACTCAAATTGGAGCAAGACTTAAAGAAATATAACCAAGGTACACTCTCCTTTCCATGGGCTTTGTTCTTAATCCCCTATTTGTGAACATAACACTCTTTCTGCTTTGGGTTTTGTAAAATCCTGAGTCTGTACCAATGCCCCAGCTGCTTAGCTTATGGACTCAAGTATCCTTTCTCACTGGCACTATTCTGAGGCTCTGAATTGCCTCAGAATCATGGCCGTACCTGACACTAACCGAACAGTGCTTCACGCTTCTTGCCCAAAGTGAAAAGTCTTTTTAAGCATTCCCTTCCCTACATAGtccaaatagaaaaacaaaacgaaacaaaactgtATGTATGTGTCTCTTCTTTTCCCTGTGACTTACCTGTGGGAGTGTGGACTGTTTCAATCAGTAGAATatgtttcttttcacttcttaCCTCTCCTCAGTTTGTCTGCAGCTAATATAACCGATTAGGTACTTGCTAGAGAGGTTTCCTGCCTTCTACAGAACATTCAGTACTGAAAATAAGGAAGAACTTATTTTTCCTAACCCCTCCAGTTGCCGCATCCATAGGCTGCCCCAGAGGCCACACCAAAGACACTATGGAAGCTGTCCTGACCCGAGGCAGCCTCATGACTTCTGTGTTTGTAGAGTGACACTTACGCTGGCCATCGAGCGTCCAGGCCTCCGGTTCCCCTTCTTCCCTGCAGCAGCCACAGGAAGCGCTTCACACTTTTTCTCACCAGTGTGAGACCAGATGGGGCTGGAGACGGTGTTTTCATGTTTTCCTGGAGCCTGGTCAGCTGGGTCACAGGGGGCACTTGGCACCCGGGGGGAGGCAGCGCTAGAGGCCATGGGGTGGGAGTAGGGGTGTGAGGAGACTTCTCCATCCCTCTCAGCTCTGACCCGGGAAGGAGATGCCGAGCTGAGGGACGGTGCTGGAGTGCAGGTGTGAGCCCCGCCACCTTTGCCCCCACCAGGTGTTTGTCTCTGTGGATGACCTGGAGCCTCCAAGGCCCCTGGGCCCCGAAGATCCCAGACCAGAGCCTGAgcagggggcgggggccgggcccACTGGCAGCACCATGGTGGAGCAACCGTCGGTGGAGTTCGACTCTCCAGACTCAGGACTGCCTTCCTCCCGCAATTACTCCGTGGCCTCGGGCATCCAGTCGAGCATAGATGAGGGccagagcatgggctttgaggAGGAGAACGTAGGTGGGGAGGAAGGCTCTGACGGGCTGGTCCCTGCAGCCCAGGTCTCCAAGCCTCAGGACCCCAGCCAGGAGGCCTCGCGGGCCGGCGAGCTGGAGGCCGGGGAGGAGCTCGCCGCCGTGTGTGCTGCTGCCTACACTGTATGTGGTCGTTCCCCAGGCACTGCTCTCAGCGGTCCCAGAGGCTGGGGTTAGGGGCtggtggggcagagggtggggtggCCTGGACTGTCCTGGAGGGAGGCACTGAGCCCATCTCTCAGCAACCCCACAGGACTCTGTCCTCTGAGTCCCTTGGTTCCCTGCCTTTGCTGCCTTCCTTTATTGGGGCATCACCTCCAGCCCCCAACTCACCCCTGAGGGCCCTCCGCTCCTCCAGATAGAATTACTGGACACCGTGGCCTTAAATTTGCACCGCATAGACAAGGATGTGCAGCGATGTGACCGCAACTACTGGTACTTCACACCCCCCAACCTCGAGCGGCTCAGAGACATCATGTGCAGGTGCCACTGTGGGGCTGGGCTCCGTGGGAGGCAGGGGCCCTGCTCTGTGAAAGGTTAGACCCGGCAGCGCCCTgctcccctgccctgtccccgACTCACGCTCGGCTCCCTCCGTCtgctgtgccccccaccccaccccctcgtCATTCTCGAGGTCTTTCAGATCTCAGCTTTGGCCATGCTTATCCAGGAAGCCTTAGAGGACCCCCACCCCGCATGTCAGGTGGTGATGGCCTGTCCAGTCTGTCTCCCTGAGCCCCTGAGGGCCTTGAGGACAGAGGCTGTGGGTGGTTCGCCGTTGTGCTCCAGTGCTTTAGGGTCGCAGAAAGTCTGACCTCTGGGGAGCAGGCTGCTCTAGGGGCTGTCTCCCCAGGAGttctggggggggaggggaggatggcgCACACCCACAGTGACTCTCCTTGGCATTTCAGCTACGTGTGGGAGCACTTGGACGTGGGCTACGTGCAGGGCATGTGCGACCTGCTGGCGCCCCTCCTGGTTGTCCTCGACAATGGTGAGGAGGGGGTGTTGGATTGGGCCTGGGCTGACCCAAactggagaaaggaaaaggggaCGGCATGGTCTTCATGGGTGGGCATGTGAGCCGGCCCTGTCCCCCCTGCGGACTGAGGCTTTGGGGTCTCCTGCCTTGCCGGCCTCACGCCCACCTCCCCACAGACCAGCTGGCCTACAGCTGTTTCAGCCACCTCATGAAGAGGATGAGCCAGAACTTCCCCAACGGGGGTGCCATGGACGCCCACTTTGCCAACATGCGCTCCCTCATCCAGGTGAGGCTGGCAGCAGCCCGGGGGCAAGTGACCGGGCAGCGCTGGGCTTGTTCATCAATCCACGGGGAGACCGGGGAAAGCTCCCAAAATGTTTTTTACGTATGCGTAGTTTCTTTCATTAACGCCCCCACACACACCATTGTCAGCCTTACTAATTGAGGAGTGTCAGCGTGTGAACGCTTATGCTCGTGAAAGTTCTGGCGAGTAGCGCGGTTGATGATGAAATCACCCAGAATGTGGCATCATTCCAAAGAGTACATCCCAGAGAGACAGGTGGGGCTGCAGAGTGCAGCCTGGACGGGAGGGGCGGGAGCAGCTGCTAGGCAGCCAGGGAGGCCCCGCGGAGGGGCCCGGGCGGCAGGGCgctggggagaggcagcacgGGTTCAGTCTGGCTCCCGTTCTCCACTCAAAGCAGATCCTGGACTCAGAGCTGTTTGAACTGATGCATCAGAATGGAGACTACACCCACTTCTACTTCTGTTACCGCTGGTTCCTGCTGGATTTTAAGAGAGGTAAGAGGCGGGCTGGAGAGTGGGCCTGGGGTCAGGGGCGGTGGGAGGGCCCTCTTCCCCGAAGTCAGGGGTTCTCGACGCACACTGTATTTTAGAACCCCCTGAGGAGTCCTGGGCCCCACCCAGCCCCAGACTTCCTAAGTGTGGTGATTTTAAAAGCCATTAGGTGAGTCCACAGTGCAGCTAGGGTTGAAAATCACCCAAAGGCAATGGTTTTCAGAACCGTTTTCGAACCAAATCTTCCCGAGCACCAAGGCCTATAAAAGGCTGCTCTAGTGCGACGTGGCCTCTGCAGGAGGCCAACGTGCAGGAACTACAAGGGCAAAGGGTGGGGCCTTGGTCTGGGGCAGAGAACTGCTCTCCTGGAGCGGCTCCTGTGGTGGAGAGAGTCCCAGGACTCTGGCCCCTGGAGCTCTGTCTCGGCACGAGGCTCCGTCCAGAGGCCTGTGGACAGCCAggcccagcctcagcccctcGCCGTCCCCAGAGCTGCCGTATGAGGATGTGTTTGCTGTGTGGGAGGTGATCTGGGCAGCCCGGCACATCTCCTCGGAGCACTTTGTCCTGTTCATCGCCCTGGCCCTGGTGGAGGCCTACCGAGAGATCATCCGTGACAACAACATGGACTTCACTGACATCATCAAGTTCTTCAACGGTAGGAGCCACTCGGCCATTCCGGCTGCCTCAGCAGGGCCGTGGGGGCCTCCACTCCTGGCCGGCACAGGGTCTGGGGGGCCCTCGGGAATACTGCCCCTGCCCCGTAAGCAGATGTGGCAGCGGAGCAGGGTGGGCAGGCCCAGGGCTCCTCCCAGACTGCCGCCCCCGCTCAGTTATCCATGTTCCCCCCAGAGCGGGCTGAGCATCACGACGCCCAGGAGATCCTGCGGATCGCCCGGGACCTCGTCCACAAGGTGCAGATGCTCATAGAGAACAAGTGAGGGCTGTGGCCAGGGGGCAGCAGCCCACCAGAGCCTGGGCTTCGGGCCCCTTTGGTCCCGCAGAGGGAGGTGCAGGCGCGGCAGAGCCAAGactgccccagcccccagctgaccCACCTGCCCAACTGTATTCCTAACAAAGCGCTTGTGAGCCTGGGATCGGACTCTGGGCAGTGCTGGCCCTTCAGGGCGAGTCAGGGGCCAGGATGCCCTCAGGTCAGGAccggggagggaggggtcagCCTCAGGGAATGGCTGCCTTGGGGGACGCTTACCCTGCTCCCCTCTCAAACACCTGGGGATAGTCCCACTGCCACTGGCAGCCCCAGCCTGGACAGCTCCCCATGGCCTCTCCTGGGGCCCTGGAGAGTTAGGAGGGCTGTAGTTGCCTGGACCCTACCTGGGTGGGTCAAGGGGACTCTGTGCTGTATCTCTTCTGAGTGTCCCTCTGCAGGCCCCGTGCATGTGCACGCACCAGCCCCAGTTAGAGCAGCCGGAATGGCTGCCGGTTTGGGTGTGTGCCTTGGGGGCAGGAGACCTGGGCTGCGTTCCAGGCCCTCCCCTGAGACTGCGGGACAGCCCAACAACATGGGCCCTGGGTGGGAGCAACCCACCTCAGCAGCACTGCCACTGCCTTTGGCCACCCGAGGTGACCCCATGCACCACCACCCCCGGCCTATACAGTGCACCCATGTGTATCTGTAGTCTCAGTCTTACCGCCCTGCTCTTGCTTTATGCATTAGATGCATCCCCGAAAACTGTGTATCCGTGCTCCTTTTGCCAGCAGAATGACCTGGGATGTGGCAGAAGCACTCGCTCTCCAGGCTGATTCTTTAGGGAGGCAATCCTGTCATGGCCTCCTCTCAGGGACGGGCTCCAGAGCCTGGGGCAGCCCATTGCCTAGCCCAGGCATCTGCTGAGTCcctgaggtggaggggagggtgcTTGGATCTCCCCAGCTTGTCTTTGGTGAGAAGCAAGGCTAGCTCTTCCTTCCACATGCTTCTCAGGATGCCGAGGACGCTAGGGACCCACAAACCCCCTTAGAGGACCCTCACTCGTGGAGGTGCTAGGAAGGGCCCAGCTCCTGACCCCAGGCCTAGTCACACTGCTTGCTCTGTCATCCCCACTTCCCGCCTCATCAATACATGCAGGATAGGCCTTGTTCTGGGGCCAGGAGGCCACTCTGCCCCGGGGTTGGGCCTGCCCAGCTATCACTAAGGTCTGGAGACTTCCTGCATTTGAGAAACATGAGAAAGGGCCCAGCCACCCCTCTGCATCCAGCACagtctccccagcccagccctgccccgggCACTGCACCACCTGTTTGGAGGCCAGCCTGCCCCATTGCCCACCCACCAGGTGAGTCCTTGGCCTCCACCAAGCACAGTGGCCGTTGTGTGCCTGCCTTAGTGACTCAGTGGTTTTTTGAGGagcagtgtgtgtatgttttttggCTCAGAAACTATACTCGTCAATGTAACAGACCAATAAACACAGCATTTGGCAATGCTTGAAGCTCTGGTGGCTATTTGTGGGCTGGCACTGGACCGTCAGTGTTTGTGTTGGGGAATTCTGTAAGCTCCGGATTGAGCGGTAAAGAGGGCCAGCCCCACAAGGCAAGGATGGTGAAAAGAGAGAACCAAAGCTTCCAGAAGAGAGGGGCCTTGGCTGTGGAATGGTCCAGGGTGATAGCCAGACTCTAAGTACCTAGAGagttgaagtaagtcagaaagagaaaggcctaGGCTGACCAATGGCCTCTCCAGCCTCTGGATGGCATGTAagtccctgccccgccccgcccctttcCAGCCTTTCTGCCCCCTGAGCTGGAGCTTGATGGGGAACCTACAAGACCTCCCGGCCTCTCTGGCCTTGGCTCCAGCCCATTTAGCACTGTCTTTGAGATGCCCGCTTCAGGCGGGAGTGTGGAGGGTGTAGTGGCAGGAGAGGTCAAACTCACTGAGGCATGGAGAGTGCTGGACTCAAAGAGCAGGTTCCCATCTGCCTTCCCCCGCCTCAGAGGGCCACTGCCCCATCAGCCACAGTTCCAGAGAGGGCTGCAGTCACCAGCATGTTGTTTGGTGTAGAGGACACTAGCTTTCTGGGCACTAGGGCCTGCTGTCAACTCAGAGCTGCCCAGGCAAGGAAACCAGTTCACACCAGGAACCCTGTGGCCAGGACCTTATAAGCCCCCTCAAGGAAACTCCTCTCCACCCCCTAGCTGACCTTGTAGCCTGGAGCAATCAGAATTCCCTCTGCTGTAACAtctattcatgattaaaaactcctaccaaagtaggtatagagggaacgtaTCTCAACATAGtgaaagctatttatgacaaacccatagtcaACGTAATACTCAATGGtcaaaagctgaaagccttcctgctaaaatctggaaaaaggatgcccactctcacctattctattcaacacagtattggaagtcctagccacagcaatcgggcaagaaaaagaaataaaaagtatccaaattggaaaggaagaggtaaaattgtcagtatatgcagataacatgataacTATAGAGAGAGaaccctaaggactccacacaaaagctactagaactgatgaacggaaagcccagaaataaacccacacacctacggccAATTAATcttcaataaaggaggcaagagaatggagaaaagacagtctcttcagcaagtcgTGTGGTGGGAAAGCAggacagccgcatgtaaatcaatgaag is a window encoding:
- the SGSM2 gene encoding small G protein signaling modulator 2 isoform X8, whose product is MAALFTKVGKACPVAGEVCHKVQELQQQVEGRKPLAGNRETQQRQGSASGKAPALSLQALKHIWVRTALIEKVLDRVVQYLVENCSKYYEKEALLADPVFGPILASLLVGPCALEYTKLKTADHYWTDPSADELVQRHRIRGPPNRQDSPAKRPALGIRKRHSSGSASEDRLAACAREYVESLHQNSRTRLLYGKNNVLVQPKGDVEAVPGYLSLHQSSGSLTLKWTPNQLMNGTLGDSELEKSVYWDYALVVPFSQIVCIHCHQQKNGGTLVLVSQDGIQRPPLHFPQGGHLLSFLSCLENGLLPRGQLEPPLWTQQGKGKVFPRLRKRSSMRSVDVEDVGSGRATDYVFRIIYPGHRHEHITINYHHLAASRAASVDDDEEEEDRLHAMLSMICSRNLTAPSPMKDAGDMIEMQGFGPSLPAWHLEPLCSQDSSCLSYSTSSSPYVSPSHCSCVPDRLPLRLLCESMKRQIVSRAFYGWLAYCRHLSTVRTHLSALVHHNIIPPARSPGASGGLTKDMWSKYQKNEKNYKELELLRQVYTGGVEHEIRKDVWPFLLGHYKFGMSKKEMEQVDTVVAARYQRVLAEWKACEVVVRQREREAHPATLTKFSSGSSIDSHVQHLIHRDSTISNDVFVSVDDLEPPRPLGPEDPRPEPEQGAGAGPTGSTMVEQPSVEFDSPDSGLPSSRNYSVASGIQSSIDEGQSMGFEEENVGGEEGSDGLVPAAQVSKPQDPSQEASRAGELEAGEELAAVCAAAYTIELLDTVALNLHRIDKDVQRCDRNYWYFTPPNLERLRDIMCSYVWEHLDVGYVQGMCDLLAPLLVVLDNDQLAYSCFSHLMKRMSQNFPNGGAMDAHFANMRSLIQILDSELFELMHQNGDYTHFYFCYRWFLLDFKRELPYEDVFAVWEVIWAARHISSEHFVLFIALALVEAYREIIRDNNMDFTDIIKFFNERAEHHDAQEILRIARDLVHKVQMLIENK